The following are encoded in a window of Pseudalgibacter alginicilyticus genomic DNA:
- a CDS encoding OsmC family protein, with translation MNYQIKASSISNRDANIYIKESNINFGTTSKTSETLANPAELFLGSIAACILKNVERFSEMMNFNYSKAMVDVRATRLNSPPRVSNIIYNLSIYSNDKKLNMDLLKKNIEKFGTIYNTVKLSCTISGTIKIIENV, from the coding sequence ATGAATTACCAAATTAAAGCGTCTTCTATTTCAAATAGAGACGCTAATATTTACATAAAGGAATCAAATATCAATTTTGGAACCACTTCAAAAACATCAGAAACCTTAGCAAATCCAGCAGAGCTATTTTTAGGATCTATAGCTGCTTGTATACTTAAAAATGTGGAGCGTTTTTCAGAAATGATGAATTTTAACTACTCGAAAGCAATGGTTGATGTTCGTGCAACACGTTTGAATAGTCCTCCTAGAGTAAGTAACATTATTTACAATTTAAGTATATACAGCAACGATAAAAAATTGAATATGGACTTACTAAAAAAAAACATTGAAAAATTTGGCACCATTTACAACACTGTAAAACTGTCTTGCACTATTTCTGGAACTATTAAAATTATTGAAAATGTTTGA
- a CDS encoding thioredoxin family protein: MSKVIKILGTGCPKCQTMTGVVKSVVTENNIDASIEKVDDIMEIMKYHILITPALVIDGDITIKGRVPSKDEVLALLK; this comes from the coding sequence ATGAGTAAAGTAATTAAAATATTAGGAACAGGTTGTCCTAAATGTCAAACAATGACAGGCGTTGTAAAAAGTGTAGTTACAGAAAATAACATAGATGCGAGCATCGAAAAAGTTGATGATATCATGGAAATAATGAAGTACCATATCTTGATTACTCCTGCTCTTGTCATTGATGGTGACATAACCATAAAAGGTCGAGTGCCATCTAAAGATGAAGTATTGGCTCTTTTAAAGTAA
- a CDS encoding ArsR/SmtB family transcription factor yields MNRSLEHIEYKADTEALAKYAKALSHPTRVAILKHLENQSCCFTGDLMDVFPLAQSTISQHLKELKNAGLIQGELKPPKIKYCINQNNWQAAKSLFQQFFE; encoded by the coding sequence ATGAATAGAAGTTTAGAACATATAGAATACAAAGCAGACACCGAAGCATTAGCAAAATATGCCAAGGCCTTAAGTCACCCAACACGTGTAGCCATTTTAAAACATCTTGAAAACCAATCCTGTTGTTTTACTGGTGATTTGATGGATGTATTTCCATTGGCTCAGTCTACAATTTCTCAACATCTTAAAGAATTAAAAAATGCAGGGTTAATTCAAGGAGAATTAAAACCGCCTAAAATAAAATACTGTATCAATCAAAACAACTGGCAAGCTGCAAAATCATTATTTCAGCAGTTTTTTGAGTGA
- a CDS encoding cytochrome c oxidase assembly factor Coa1 family protein, translating to MAILKKINLFSKLTLLFAVAMFFYGIICRIIPIYFFWESLYLSGIIFLMGIFFVLNYESKKRKSKAKSTTVLIIGKVLIVVNIGMFVLINIIFNNSDALKTIENHLKVNIELINEIGQINSIVALPIGTINTKRNNSGESGNATFTLLLKGEKEYKEMSFSAQKSIDTDWRIIDK from the coding sequence ATGGCCATCCTAAAAAAAATAAACTTATTCTCTAAACTGACATTATTATTTGCTGTAGCCATGTTTTTTTACGGAATAATTTGCCGAATAATCCCCATCTATTTCTTCTGGGAAAGTTTGTATTTAAGCGGTATTATATTTTTAATGGGAATATTTTTTGTTTTAAATTATGAATCAAAAAAAAGAAAATCCAAAGCAAAATCAACGACTGTACTGATAATTGGAAAAGTTCTTATTGTTGTAAATATTGGTATGTTTGTATTAATTAATATCATTTTTAATAATTCTGACGCTCTTAAAACTATAGAAAATCACCTAAAAGTCAATATAGAATTAATAAATGAGATTGGACAAATAAACAGTATTGTTGCATTACCTATTGGAACAATAAATACTAAAAGAAATAATAGTGGAGAAAGTGGAAATGCTACTTTCACATTACTCTTGAAAGGTGAAAAAGAATATAAAGAAATGAGTTTTTCAGCTCAAAAGAGCATTGATACAGATTGGAGAATAATTGATAAATAA
- a CDS encoding alpha/beta hydrolase, giving the protein MTNNTLSLKHIIRKSKLTANAPLLIMLHGYGSDENDLFSFASELPEEFFIISVKAPYPMQPFGNAWYAINFDAEKGKWSDNEQAKESRDLIAKFIDEAVKAYPVDRDNVSLLGFSQGCILSYAVALSYPEKVKNVVALSGYLNKDILAKDFENNNFSNLDFYCSHGSVDQVIPVDWARQATPFLSELNIKNSYAEFPVGHGVAPQNFYEFREWLNTKI; this is encoded by the coding sequence ATGACAAACAACACACTTTCACTCAAACATATCATACGTAAATCTAAGCTTACTGCTAATGCCCCTTTATTAATTATGCTACATGGTTATGGCAGTGATGAAAACGATTTGTTTTCTTTTGCGAGCGAATTGCCCGAAGAATTTTTTATCATATCCGTCAAAGCGCCCTACCCAATGCAACCCTTTGGAAATGCTTGGTACGCTATCAACTTTGATGCAGAAAAAGGTAAATGGAGCGATAATGAACAAGCTAAAGAATCTCGTGATTTAATTGCTAAATTTATAGATGAAGCTGTTAAAGCATATCCTGTAGATAGAGATAATGTGTCACTGTTAGGCTTTAGCCAAGGCTGTATTTTAAGCTATGCCGTAGCCTTATCTTACCCTGAAAAAGTAAAAAATGTTGTAGCCCTAAGTGGTTATTTAAATAAGGATATTTTAGCTAAAGATTTTGAAAACAATAACTTTTCAAATTTAGATTTTTATTGTTCGCATGGTAGTGTAGACCAAGTAATTCCAGTAGATTGGGCAAGGCAAGCAACACCATTTTTATCCGAACTTAATATTAAAAATAGTTACGCTGAATTTCCTGTAGGACATGGCGTAGCACCACAAAATTTTTATGAGTTCCGTGAATGGCTCAATACTAAAATTTAA
- a CDS encoding dihydroorotase, with protein sequence MNVLIKSATIIDSKSEFHNTTQDLLIENGIISQIGSNLKNPNNYQEIILENLHISQGWFDSSVSFGEPGFEERDTIQNGLKTAATSGFTAVAMNADTHPVLDTNADISFVLSKANHHAVTILPIGALTRNSKSEDLAELYDMKNAGAVAFYDYKKPICNPNLMKIALQYASNFDGLVCSFPQDNKIAGAGVMNENINSTKLGLKGNPALAETMQVARDLFLLEYTGGKLHIPTISAAESVMLIREAKKKKLNISCSVAIHNLYFTDDVLSDFNTHFKVLPPLRTQTDINALIEGVKDGTIDMVTTDHTPLNIEEKKIEFDHAAYGTIGLESAFGALQSIFTLKKTIDLLTKGKSRFGLENTPINIGNKINCTLFNPDTKYTFSTKNIVSKSKNAIFEGEDLKGQVYGVLANNQVALN encoded by the coding sequence ATGAACGTACTTATAAAATCGGCCACTATCATTGATTCAAAAAGTGAGTTTCATAATACCACTCAAGATCTCTTAATTGAAAATGGTATCATTTCACAAATTGGAAGCAACTTAAAAAACCCTAATAACTATCAAGAAATAATATTAGAAAACCTTCATATATCTCAAGGTTGGTTTGATAGTAGTGTTAGCTTTGGTGAACCTGGTTTTGAAGAGCGAGATACCATACAAAACGGACTAAAAACAGCAGCAACTTCTGGGTTTACAGCCGTTGCCATGAATGCCGACACGCATCCCGTTTTAGATACCAATGCCGATATAAGTTTTGTATTAAGTAAAGCCAATCACCATGCTGTAACTATACTACCTATTGGAGCGCTTACAAGAAACAGTAAAAGTGAAGACTTAGCTGAATTGTATGATATGAAAAATGCAGGTGCTGTTGCTTTTTATGATTATAAAAAACCCATTTGCAACCCAAACCTAATGAAAATTGCCTTGCAATACGCCAGCAATTTTGACGGTTTGGTATGTTCTTTTCCACAAGACAATAAAATTGCAGGTGCGGGGGTTATGAATGAAAATATAAACAGTACCAAATTAGGCCTAAAAGGAAATCCAGCACTTGCTGAAACCATGCAGGTGGCTCGCGACTTATTTTTATTAGAATATACTGGTGGAAAATTACATATCCCTACCATTTCAGCAGCAGAATCAGTAATGTTGATTCGGGAAGCAAAAAAGAAAAAACTAAATATTTCCTGTAGTGTGGCCATTCATAATTTGTACTTTACAGATGATGTTTTAAGTGACTTCAACACCCATTTTAAAGTTTTGCCCCCCCTACGAACCCAAACAGATATAAACGCGCTTATTGAAGGCGTAAAAGATGGTACTATTGATATGGTTACTACCGATCATACCCCTTTAAATATTGAAGAAAAAAAGATTGAATTTGATCATGCTGCTTATGGTACTATTGGTTTAGAAAGTGCTTTTGGCGCTTTACAATCTATCTTCACTTTAAAAAAGACCATTGATTTATTAACCAAAGGTAAATCCAGATTTGGATTAGAAAACACACCAATCAACATTGGAAATAAAATAAACTGCACACTTTTCAACCCAGATACCAAGTACACATTCTCTACCAAAAATATTGTTTCTAAGTCTAAAAACGCCATTTTTGAAGGCGAAGATTTAAAAGGACAGGTATATGGTGTTTTAGCAAATAATCAAGTGGCTTTAAATTAA
- a CDS encoding BatA domain-containing protein codes for MQFKHPELLYALFLLLIPIIVHLFQLRKFQKEDFTNVAFLKNVVLQTRKSSQLKKWLVLLSRILLLACLIIAFAQPFNVKSNTFNINKETVIYLDNSFSMQAKGKQGPLFKRAVQDLISNLPENETVSIVTNNAIFKNTNIKLVKNDLLQLDYSANALNYHAAFLKAKKLFKKTSSFKNLIFISDFQESSTPFEPKTDSLINIQAVQLKPETLHNIAIDSTYISATNATHLELSVLLKNTGKPIDNLPVSLYDGDNLIAKTSVRIEQEAKAYFSFPINNIINGKISIEDTQLQFDNTLFFNINKPSKINVLSISEADDAFLKRIYTQDEFNYTSTPLTQLNYAILEQQHLIILNELDNIPNNLSNTLKSATKQGSLLLIIPSKKSDLLSYNTLLTTFGVQFNALSETEKNITTINFSHPLYSNGVFEKQVKNFQYPKVNTYFGLKSTISTAALQFEDSSPFLFEKNGAYIITAPLSNENSNFKNSPLIVPSLYNIGASSLKMPPLYYSIGNDNRFDVSVQLQQDAILSIVSSTTNLIPRQQYFNNKVSIKTDTNPSMAGIYTIKNNQESIQNISYNYNRNENLLQYQDLSHLKHVTVNDSIMDTFESIKSHEKVNVLWKWFVIFALIFLIVELVILKYFK; via the coding sequence ATGCAGTTTAAACATCCCGAACTTCTTTACGCTTTATTTCTACTACTCATTCCTATTATTGTCCATCTTTTTCAATTGCGAAAATTTCAAAAAGAGGACTTTACCAATGTGGCATTTTTAAAAAATGTAGTCCTTCAAACCAGAAAGAGTTCACAGCTAAAAAAATGGCTGGTTTTATTGTCCAGAATACTATTATTAGCCTGCCTAATAATCGCTTTTGCACAGCCTTTTAATGTCAAATCCAATACTTTTAACATCAATAAAGAAACTGTAATTTATTTAGATAATTCCTTTAGCATGCAAGCAAAAGGAAAACAAGGCCCTCTCTTTAAGCGTGCCGTTCAAGATTTAATAAGTAACCTTCCTGAAAATGAAACCGTTTCTATAGTAACTAATAATGCAATATTCAAAAACACCAATATCAAATTAGTAAAAAACGATTTGTTGCAACTTGATTATTCTGCAAATGCCTTAAACTATCATGCTGCTTTTTTAAAAGCTAAAAAACTTTTTAAAAAAACAAGTAGTTTTAAAAACTTAATATTCATTTCTGATTTTCAAGAAAGCAGCACCCCTTTTGAACCAAAAACAGACTCTTTAATTAACATACAAGCGGTTCAATTAAAACCAGAAACCCTCCACAACATTGCTATTGATAGCACCTATATTTCTGCAACAAACGCTACGCATTTAGAATTATCTGTATTATTGAAAAACACCGGAAAACCCATTGATAACTTACCAGTTTCATTGTATGATGGAGACAACTTAATTGCCAAAACATCAGTGAGAATTGAGCAAGAAGCTAAAGCCTATTTTTCATTTCCTATTAATAACATTATCAATGGTAAAATAAGCATTGAAGATACCCAACTGCAATTTGATAACACTTTATTTTTCAACATCAATAAACCGTCAAAAATCAATGTGCTTTCAATTAGCGAAGCCGATGATGCTTTTTTAAAACGTATTTACACCCAAGATGAATTCAACTATACATCTACGCCACTAACTCAATTAAACTACGCCATTTTAGAACAGCAACATCTTATTATCTTAAACGAATTAGATAATATTCCAAACAATTTATCAAACACTTTAAAATCAGCCACTAAACAAGGCAGTTTATTACTAATCATTCCTTCTAAAAAAAGTGATTTATTGTCTTACAATACACTCTTAACTACATTTGGAGTACAATTTAATGCGCTATCAGAAACCGAAAAGAACATAACAACTATTAATTTTTCTCATCCACTTTACAGCAATGGGGTTTTTGAAAAACAAGTAAAAAACTTTCAATATCCAAAAGTGAATACATATTTTGGTTTAAAATCAACTATAAGTACCGCTGCATTGCAATTTGAAGATAGCAGCCCTTTTTTATTTGAAAAAAATGGTGCATATATTATTACCGCCCCTTTAAGTAATGAAAATTCTAATTTTAAAAATTCACCATTAATAGTTCCAAGCCTATATAATATTGGAGCAAGCAGTTTAAAAATGCCGCCTTTATATTATTCTATTGGAAATGACAATCGCTTTGATGTAAGTGTCCAATTGCAACAAGACGCTATTTTATCTATTGTAAGCAGTACTACAAATTTGATTCCACGCCAACAGTATTTCAATAACAAAGTTTCCATTAAAACAGATACGAACCCCTCTATGGCAGGGATTTATACCATTAAAAACAACCAAGAATCTATTCAAAACATAAGTTATAATTACAATAGAAACGAAAACCTTTTACAATATCAAGACCTTTCTCATTTAAAACATGTAACAGTAAATGATTCTATAATGGACACCTTTGAGTCTATAAAAAGTCATGAAAAAGTTAATGTGCTATGGAAATGGTTTGTTATTTTTGCATTGATATTCCTGATTGTTGAATTGGTAATCTTAAAATATTTTAAATGA
- a CDS encoding glycosyltransferase family 2 protein, with amino-acid sequence MQPIVSILTPFKNTELFLGDCIISILKQTYSHWELLIVDDFSTDGSYKIVEEFAKKDARIQLLKNKKPGIIHALRLALSKSKGNFITRMDSDDIMFPNKLESMVSQLCTYGSQHIALGLVNYFSETGIKEGYKNYEVWLNKLTKKGTNYSEIYKECVIPSPCWMIHKEDLIACDAFNPDRYPEDYDLAFRFYKYNIKCIPSNVILHKWRDYSSRASRTDKNYAENHFLSLKLKYFIELDYNKNKTLVVWGAGNKGKITAKILINNNISFEWICDNPNKIGRDIYGKKLLAFEALSCIKNPQSIITVANKQAQKEIKSYLKQLNMQALLDYVFFC; translated from the coding sequence ATGCAACCTATAGTGAGTATTCTAACGCCTTTTAAAAACACCGAATTATTTTTAGGTGACTGTATTATTTCCATATTAAAACAAACATACTCTCATTGGGAGTTGCTAATTGTTGATGATTTTTCAACGGATGGTAGTTATAAAATAGTAGAAGAATTTGCAAAAAAAGATGCTCGAATACAATTATTAAAAAATAAGAAACCGGGTATTATCCATGCGTTGCGTTTAGCACTATCAAAAAGCAAAGGCAATTTTATTACTAGAATGGATAGTGATGATATTATGTTTCCAAACAAATTAGAAAGCATGGTTTCTCAATTATGCACTTACGGATCGCAGCATATTGCCCTTGGATTGGTTAATTATTTTTCTGAAACAGGTATTAAAGAAGGTTATAAAAATTACGAAGTATGGTTAAATAAATTAACTAAAAAGGGGACTAATTATTCTGAAATATATAAAGAATGTGTCATTCCCTCCCCTTGTTGGATGATTCACAAAGAAGATTTAATAGCATGTGATGCATTTAACCCAGATAGATATCCTGAAGATTACGACTTAGCATTTCGGTTTTACAAATACAACATAAAATGCATTCCAAGCAATGTTATTCTTCATAAATGGCGTGATTATAGTTCTCGAGCCTCTCGAACCGATAAAAATTATGCAGAAAATCATTTTTTAAGTTTAAAATTAAAATATTTTATTGAACTGGATTACAACAAAAATAAAACCTTAGTGGTTTGGGGTGCTGGAAACAAAGGTAAAATTACCGCTAAAATACTGATTAACAACAACATTTCTTTTGAATGGATTTGCGACAACCCTAATAAAATAGGTAGAGATATTTATGGTAAAAAACTATTGGCTTTTGAAGCCTTGTCTTGTATTAAAAATCCTCAAAGTATCATAACAGTAGCCAATAAACAAGCCCAAAAAGAAATAAAATCCTATTTGAAACAACTTAATATGCAAGCACTTTTAGATTATGTTTTCTTTTGTTGA
- a CDS encoding peptidase M61, with protein sequence MKTRLLIATLAGVLLVNCSASKKAINDLATNNPVETSIDLTAVKNDKLPVIINPGRFVSETVTYRLPRVVQGTYSVGDFGKYVDDFKAFDYKGNEITVSKIDTNTWIINTATKLDYITYYVNDTFDIEEVGGIGGEQPFSPAGTNIEPDNYVLNLHGFIGYFDSLKSNQYKLSVSAPSNFVRTSALQETGTEMSKDGKTITSHYLAPRYFDITDNPMMYGLFDVEEFQVENIKIVLSVYSPNKLHSAKSLKETIFKMMQAQKRYLGDIDSTPRYDIFLYLSDGEEDAPKGFGALEHHTSTVVVMPEAYTDEALAEGMIDVVSHEFFHIVTPLSVHSEDVHYFDYNNPTFSKHLWMYEGVTEYFATLFQVDQNLIDEAAFYKKIMEKIQGSLRLDDSMSFTVMSENVLDEPYASQYYNVYQKGALIGMCIDILLREESNGQRGILSLMKELSMKYGKNKPFEDDKLIDEIVAMTYTSLRTFFDKHIIGTTPINYNEFFEKVGLEVAEGQIPTNYIQNGAALIVAANHEDGSLFFTDAVADNSFWSEQGVLPNDIIKEINGTPVAIQNANEVLQDVYMWEPGKEIEVKLFRLGKQIVIKTTTTQPYTSGELLLPKPDATDAQVALRRAWLKG encoded by the coding sequence ATGAAAACGAGACTATTAATAGCAACACTTGCAGGTGTTTTACTGGTTAATTGTTCAGCTTCAAAAAAAGCAATTAATGATTTGGCCACTAATAATCCTGTTGAAACTTCTATAGATTTAACAGCTGTTAAAAATGATAAATTACCCGTAATTATTAATCCAGGACGTTTTGTTTCAGAAACCGTAACTTATCGTTTGCCAAGAGTGGTTCAGGGTACGTATTCTGTGGGTGATTTTGGTAAATATGTAGATGATTTTAAAGCATTTGATTATAAAGGCAATGAAATTACAGTGAGTAAAATTGATACCAACACGTGGATTATTAATACGGCTACAAAATTAGATTATATTACATATTACGTAAATGATACATTTGATATTGAGGAAGTTGGAGGTATTGGTGGAGAACAACCTTTTTCACCCGCAGGAACTAATATTGAGCCTGATAATTATGTGTTAAACCTTCATGGTTTTATAGGCTATTTTGATTCATTAAAAAGCAATCAGTATAAATTGAGTGTATCAGCACCGTCTAATTTCGTCAGGACTTCTGCTTTGCAAGAAACAGGAACTGAAATGAGTAAAGATGGCAAAACCATTACATCGCATTATTTAGCTCCAAGATATTTTGATATTACAGACAATCCAATGATGTATGGTCTTTTTGATGTTGAAGAATTTCAAGTGGAGAATATTAAAATAGTTTTGAGTGTGTATTCCCCTAATAAATTACATTCTGCAAAGTCATTAAAGGAAACCATTTTTAAAATGATGCAAGCTCAAAAACGATATTTAGGAGATATTGATAGCACACCGCGATATGATATATTTTTATATTTATCTGATGGAGAAGAAGATGCTCCTAAAGGATTTGGAGCTTTAGAACATCATACAAGTACGGTAGTAGTTATGCCAGAAGCTTATACAGACGAAGCTTTAGCAGAAGGTATGATTGATGTCGTGTCTCATGAGTTTTTTCATATTGTAACACCTTTGAGTGTGCATTCAGAAGATGTACATTATTTTGATTATAACAACCCTACATTTTCGAAGCATTTATGGATGTATGAAGGAGTAACTGAATATTTTGCAACGCTTTTTCAAGTGGACCAAAATTTGATTGATGAAGCAGCTTTTTATAAGAAAATAATGGAAAAAATTCAGGGGTCGTTACGATTAGATGACAGTATGAGTTTTACAGTGATGAGCGAAAATGTTTTAGATGAACCTTATGCTTCGCAATATTATAATGTGTACCAAAAAGGTGCTTTAATTGGGATGTGTATTGATATTTTGTTAAGAGAAGAAAGTAATGGCCAGCGTGGTATTTTATCCTTGATGAAGGAATTATCAATGAAATATGGAAAAAATAAACCATTTGAAGATGATAAGCTAATAGATGAAATTGTAGCTATGACCTATACTTCTTTAAGAACTTTTTTTGATAAACATATTATTGGCACAACTCCTATAAATTACAATGAGTTTTTTGAAAAAGTAGGGTTAGAAGTTGCCGAAGGTCAAATACCAACAAATTACATTCAAAATGGGGCTGCTCTAATTGTTGCAGCCAATCATGAAGATGGAAGTTTGTTTTTTACTGATGCTGTTGCAGATAATAGTTTTTGGAGTGAACAAGGGGTGTTGCCCAATGATATTATAAAAGAAATAAATGGAACACCTGTTGCAATACAAAATGCTAATGAGGTTCTTCAAGATGTTTACATGTGGGAGCCAGGGAAAGAAATTGAAGTAAAATTATTTAGATTAGGAAAGCAAATTGTTATTAAAACGACTACCACACAACCTTATACATCAGGTGAACTTTTACTTCCAAAACCGGACGCCACTGATGCGCAGGTTGCCTTGCGTAGAGCATGGTTGAAAGGATAG
- a CDS encoding DUF6495 family protein, whose protein sequence is MKYARLTKEQFEELHQEFINFLATQSVTADEWANLKENKPEVAEMELDVFSDLIWEGVLNQAKYLEHISPQHMYLFKLKKNNMQAVVVTLKNDVDITTKEGYQWLRENLMDENVEFLQAEKDYSEDKNLDKFNMIQQGAVITKGDLFKYFNKLIN, encoded by the coding sequence ATGAAATACGCAAGACTTACCAAAGAACAATTTGAAGAACTACACCAAGAGTTCATTAACTTTTTAGCCACGCAATCTGTTACAGCAGATGAGTGGGCCAATTTAAAAGAGAATAAACCAGAGGTTGCAGAAATGGAATTGGATGTGTTTAGCGATTTAATTTGGGAAGGTGTTTTAAACCAAGCCAAATATTTGGAGCATATTTCGCCGCAACATATGTATTTATTTAAGTTGAAAAAAAATAATATGCAGGCTGTAGTGGTTACACTAAAAAATGATGTTGATATTACTACTAAAGAGGGATATCAATGGCTGCGCGAAAATTTAATGGATGAAAATGTCGAGTTTTTACAAGCTGAAAAAGACTATTCGGAAGATAAAAACTTAGATAAATTCAATATGATACAGCAAGGTGCTGTTATTACTAAAGGCGATTTGTTTAAGTATTTTAATAAGCTAATAAATTAA
- a CDS encoding CoA-binding protein yields MDKKTLVFGASLKPNRYSNFAIKRLVDSGFEVVAFGLKSGEVAGVKIDVDLLLYKNIHTITLYLNLERQKDYYNYIISLKPKRVLFNPGTENPEFYTILRENNISFETACTLVLLSTNQY; encoded by the coding sequence ATGGATAAGAAAACATTAGTGTTTGGAGCATCTTTAAAACCTAATAGGTATTCTAATTTTGCTATTAAAAGGCTTGTCGATAGTGGTTTTGAAGTGGTTGCTTTTGGATTAAAGTCAGGTGAAGTTGCGGGTGTAAAAATTGATGTAGACTTGTTGCTTTATAAAAACATACATACTATTACCTTATATCTTAATCTTGAACGACAAAAAGATTATTATAATTATATAATTTCTTTAAAACCAAAACGTGTTTTATTCAATCCTGGAACTGAAAATCCAGAATTTTATACAATTTTAAGAGAAAACAATATTAGTTTTGAAACAGCATGTACTTTAGTGTTGCTTTCGACGAATCAATATTAA
- a CDS encoding sodium:solute symporter: protein MNPTQILLLIASYFGILILISYLTGKKSDNDAFFKANKQAPWYVVAFGMIGASLSGVTFISVPGWIEASQFSYMQVVLGYIVGYFVIGTVLLPLYYKLNLTSIYTYLETRFGNYSYKTGASFFLISRVVGASFRLYLVANVLQIILFDELNVAFWQTVSITVLLIWLYTFKSGIKTIIWTDTLQTLFMLTAVGVAIIIVSSDLGIGGSNLLGYILDSNLSKTFFFDDYKSGDYFWKQFISGAFIAIVMTGLDQDMMQKNLTCKTLKDAQKNMFWFTLVLTIVNFVFLSLGLLLTVYAQQNGIDAHKDELFPILAKNYLGIGVFVFFLIGLIAAAYSSADSALTSLTTSFSIDILDIEKKHTKDKQIAIRKRIHILVSLILILVIIAFKYVIKDESVIAKLFVFAGYTYGPLLGLYAFGLFTNWKVNDKLVPIIAILSPILSYIISANSLKWFGFEFGFFILILNGLLTFSGLILIRRKQH, encoded by the coding sequence ATGAATCCAACACAAATTCTTCTATTAATAGCCTCTTATTTTGGTATACTAATATTAATTTCATATTTAACTGGAAAAAAAAGCGACAATGATGCTTTTTTTAAAGCAAATAAACAAGCGCCTTGGTATGTTGTTGCTTTTGGAATGATTGGTGCCTCCCTTTCTGGTGTTACTTTTATTTCTGTTCCTGGCTGGATTGAAGCCTCGCAATTTAGTTACATGCAAGTGGTACTGGGCTACATTGTTGGCTATTTTGTAATTGGTACGGTTTTGTTACCTCTGTATTACAAGCTAAATCTAACATCCATATATACCTATTTAGAAACGCGCTTTGGCAATTATTCATACAAAACAGGCGCTTCTTTTTTCTTAATATCTCGGGTAGTTGGAGCCAGTTTTAGATTATACTTAGTTGCCAATGTACTACAAATTATATTGTTTGATGAACTTAATGTGGCTTTCTGGCAAACCGTTAGTATAACCGTCTTATTGATTTGGTTATATACCTTTAAATCTGGTATAAAAACTATTATTTGGACAGACACCTTGCAAACGTTATTTATGTTAACTGCGGTAGGCGTTGCAATAATAATTGTTAGTAGTGACTTAGGGATTGGCGGCAGCAACCTTCTTGGATATATTTTAGATAGCAATTTATCTAAAACTTTCTTTTTTGACGACTATAAGTCTGGAGATTATTTTTGGAAACAATTCATATCTGGTGCGTTTATAGCTATTGTTATGACAGGATTAGACCAAGATATGATGCAAAAAAACCTCACTTGTAAAACATTAAAAGATGCTCAAAAAAACATGTTTTGGTTTACCCTTGTTTTAACCATAGTTAACTTTGTATTTTTAAGTTTAGGATTACTTTTAACCGTTTACGCACAACAAAACGGTATTGATGCCCATAAAGACGAATTGTTCCCTATTTTAGCAAAAAACTATTTGGGTATTGGGGTGTTTGTGTTTTTTCTAATTGGATTGATAGCCGCAGCCTATAGTAGTGCAGATAGTGCTTTAACTTCACTTACAACATCTTTTAGTATCGATATTTTAGATATTGAAAAAAAACATACTAAAGACAAGCAAATAGCTATTCGGAAACGCATACATATTTTAGTTTCACTAATTCTAATATTGGTAATTATTGCCTTTAAATACGTTATTAAAGATGAAAGTGTCATTGCCAAGTTGTTTGTTTTTGCTGGTTATACCTATGGGCCACTGTTAGGACTTTATGCATTTGGATTATTTACAAATTGGAAAGTAAATGATAAATTAGTGCCTATCATTGCCATTTTATCACCTATTCTTTCCTATATTATTAGTGCCAATAGTTTAAAATGGTTCGGTTTTGAATTCGGCTTTTTTATATTGATTTTAAATGGATTATTAACTTTTTCAGGATTAATATTGATTCGTCGAAAGCAACACTAA